The genome window AACTTCTCAGGTGGAGCAAAGAAGAGAATTTAAGAGAAATTAAAAAATATTTTTGATTTTTATTATCAAATTTTTTTATGATTATTCATAATTTGTAAAAAAAAGAGGTGTAGGAAATGTCCGGATATTACGACTTATCTTATGTGCCAAAAAAGAATGAGATAATATGCGAATTCTACATAGAGCCGAACCACACATCATTTGAAAATGCATGCGAGCAGGTTGCAGCAGAATCCTCAATAGGAACCTGGACAGACATCTCAACAATGAGGAGGGAGATAGCTGAACAGCTTTCACCCCACGTTTTCTATTCAGACAAGAAAGCAGGCATTGCAAGAATATCCTACCCGGATGAGCTTTTTGAGCCGGGAAACATGCCCCAGATTCTAAGCAGCATTGCCGGAAACATATTCGGAATGAAAGTCGTGAAGAATTTAAGGCTCCTTGACATACACTTCCCCCAGGAGATAATCAAATCATTCAGGGGCCCTAAATACGGCATAAATGAGATAAGGAAGTCAATGAACATAGAAGACCGCCCGATGCTCGGGACAATAATAAAACCGAAAGTCGGGCTTGACTCAGCAATGCACGCCCAGGTTGCATACAATGCATGGGTAGGCGGGTGCGATGTTGTCAAGGATGACGAGAATCTCACAAACCAGTCCTTCAACCCTTTTGCAAAGAGGATTGTTGAGACATTGAGAAAGAGAAATGCCGCAGAGAAATACACCGGCGAGAGGAAAATCTACCTTGCAAATGTCACAGCAGAAACAAGAGAGATGATAAAGAGGGCTAAGTTTGTCAAAAGGCACGGCGGAGAATTTGTAATGATTGATGTTCTGACAGCAGGATTCTCAGCAGTCCAGACTTTAAGGGAGATGGACTTGGGAGTTGCAATACACGCGCACCGCGCAATGCACGCTGCAATAACAAGAAATCCCAGGCACGGAATTGCAATGCTTCCCCTTGCAAAGATTTACCGGCTTATTGGAGTGGACTCGCTTCATATAGGAACAGCTGTCGGGAAAATGGAAGGGAGAGGCGCTGAGGTTTCTGACATAGAAGAGGAGATAGAGGGAAAAAGCATTCTGGAAAGGAAGACAGTGCTTTCCCAGGAATGGGGTGGAATAAAGCCTGTTCTTGCAGTGTGCTCAGGAGGGCTTTACCCGGGAGTTATTCCTGAACTGATGAGAATAATGGGAAAAGACATCCTGATTCAGGCAGGAGGGGGAATTCACGGGCATCCTGACGGAACAACAGCAGGCGCAAAGGCGATGAGGCAGGCGATATTTGCAAGCCAGCTCAACTATCCCCTCAAGAAATACGCAAAAGAAAACCCTGAACTCAGAAAAGCAATTGACAAATGGGGGGTTGGGAAGAGGCTGAAGGGGGAATAGGAAAAACCCATAAATCTCAGATTTTCTTTTCCACTCTTTTCATTTTTATAATTTTTCTAATTAAGCGCCAATAAACAAGAATAAGCGGATTATACGCTGAAAAGCATACATATATATACTGGAGAATAGTAATATTTAAAAAGGATTGTAACTACTCCATAATAAAAATAAATATATATTGCAGTATGCATTATATTGACAAAAAACAGAAATAGAAATTATATTAAGAAATATAGATTATATTAAGAAAAAACAAGTGGGGGCTTGAAAAATGGATAGAAAAAACTTTTTAGCATATGCATTACTTATTGCAATGATTGCATTGGTACCATATGCAAGCGCAGCAGCAAGCGTCAGCATAACAAATGCAAACGCAGTGTGGACAAAGGGAATTGATGCAACAAAAGATTTCCAATTCACAGTCCAGAACACAGGAACAGAAAACCTGACTGGAGTGAGCTTTGGAGTAAGCGACCTTGTAAGCGGCGCATATGTGCTTCCGGGCTCGTTCATAACAATGCCTTCTCCGGTTGAGCTTAACATCGGGCAGGCAAAGATTCTTACAGCAACCCTGGCAGGAGTTCCAATATCACAGCAGAACGGAATATATGCAGGAGTAATGACTGTATTCTACGGAGCATTCAACAGGAGCTCAACAATCTCAGTCAATGTCAAGGAAGCAGTCAGCTCAGCAGCAATAACGCCTGCAACAGTAATTGTTGGAGGAACAAGCGCTGAAAGGCTTTCATTCTACACTTCAACATTCACAGTAAAGAACACCGGCGACTATGCATTGACAGGAATTTCAGTTTCCTCAAACGCAATCTCAAAGTATAATGTGACTTTCACAAACGCGCCAACAAGCCTTGCATCAGGGCAGGAGCAGATTGTGACTGTCAGAGCTTATATCCCAAAAGACCAGAATTCAGGAGAAGACAAGATTGGGACAATAAGCGTTACAAGCAATGAGGCAAGCGCCTCAGCAGAGCTTTACATGAGAGCTGCAAACATGCTTGAAATTTACGACATGAACATAGTTATTGATGGGCAGTCAGATGATGTGCCGTGCAACGGAGAGACATGCGATATCACATTTGGAGAGGTTGTAAAGCCTGATTCAAAGGTTGACCTCGTGCTTACAGTAAAAAACCTGTACTCAAGCGTCCAGAAAGTGGACATTAATAACATCGCAATAGACGCTGTCATAAGCGAGATAGACGACGGCGATGACCTTGAACTTGACAGTGATGTAGCAGACTTTGAC of Candidatus Woesearchaeota archaeon contains these proteins:
- the rbcL gene encoding type III ribulose-bisphosphate carboxylase, with protein sequence MSGYYDLSYVPKKNEIICEFYIEPNHTSFENACEQVAAESSIGTWTDISTMRREIAEQLSPHVFYSDKKAGIARISYPDELFEPGNMPQILSSIAGNIFGMKVVKNLRLLDIHFPQEIIKSFRGPKYGINEIRKSMNIEDRPMLGTIIKPKVGLDSAMHAQVAYNAWVGGCDVVKDDENLTNQSFNPFAKRIVETLRKRNAAEKYTGERKIYLANVTAETREMIKRAKFVKRHGGEFVMIDVLTAGFSAVQTLREMDLGVAIHAHRAMHAAITRNPRHGIAMLPLAKIYRLIGVDSLHIGTAVGKMEGRGAEVSDIEEEIEGKSILERKTVLSQEWGGIKPVLAVCSGGLYPGVIPELMRIMGKDILIQAGGGIHGHPDGTTAGAKAMRQAIFASQLNYPLKKYAKENPELRKAIDKWGVGKRLKGE